cccccaacaaagttgagtcaaattcaattttgaacatttttgaactttcgtACCCTTTCCACACAAAGAGCTCCACGctcgaatttctgaaaaaagaaattgtaaTATGCCTAGTTACATGgaaaattatgtatttcaaaaaagcaacaattttttcaaaaatcttctcgCCTCAagacattttaccaaattttatcaattttccccTCACTTCCCAAAAATGAgtagaattccaaaaaattttcaacctctccgcactcgatgaaaaatttataatacaaatttcaaaaaaatgacaagaaaGGTAATATACTgcatcacttttttaaaaaaaagttgtaattttccCAAGAACTcctcactttttcatttttttaaatccaaaaatcttcCTTGAATTCGCAAATgatgataagaaaaattttaaatgcagaAATTGAACTCCGAAAATTCTCGGAATCTCTCTCCCCTTCTTTCCCCCACATACAGAGCCGTGCAAAGAAAATCTGGATCCTTTGGCCAAGAATAAggtaagtttcattttttttggcttcttcaaaggcttttttgcaggattgaattctctaaattcagaagaaacaaacaaatgaaaaaaaattcattcaattttattttaatttttaatgcaataatttaattaaaatatgaaaaaaaaaagaaaataattctagcgATGAATGTTCTCCATCACtaattaattatgaaatcaatgtaactgatctaatttttaattcccctttttttttgataaattgatggtgtatcagctaaaagttcaaagtcaaaagcttaaagccaaaagtttaaagctaaaagtcttatgaaatatagctgaaaatataagggaaagccattggaagTCGAAAGTTTGGCTGAAGCAAGCCGTAAAAATTGagatagccaaaagctaaagccaaaactgccaaaagtttcaattttgaaatttcaagctgaaagccaaaagctgaagtttcattttaaggcttttcatccctgtgcccagcaacagaaaaaaataattcagagaccgaattaaaaagaaaaaaaaatataagagtgtttgttttaatttttccctttttttcaccaagtaaGTACCATTCTCTCCCTCAAATTTGGTCAAACTTCTAGAAACCCCCCTTCAGCtcattaaaaaaactcaaattcaaCTCTAAAAGTTCtcgaatccccccccccttcctctcACAAATAACCTATGTCCACCATTTTTTTTAtcgcaaattttcagaaatctccCTTCAGCTTATGATAAAACAACTGaaacggatttttgaaaatatttccagatgtcccttcccttcccctttcataaaaaattcgaaagcaattaacaacaacaaaaaaaaatcaaaacattaatAACTTTACACAAATttgtcattcaaaaaaaaaacaaccaataaGTATTGCCATATTTTGTGTTCATTTTTAAGAGGTACCTGTAAAGCATTGTAATCAAGATGAATCTTTAAGACGCaacgaaaaattccaaacgtAAATTTTGTCTAATTTTCGTAACGTTTTGAACAATATTCGAagcaattttgatgatttttccaattttgtttaAGCCAATTCAATCATATTTTACTTCGgtacaatcaatttttcataatttttcagtgatttttaaacattttcacgCAACTTTACGttgtaggtatttctttttgaaaaaaatgatgatttttactcaAATCAAGACGTGAATGCCCCTCACCCTCAGTCAGCGAAATTTCTGTCCAAAGATTCAGTTTTTCTAGCTTCTAATTCCTTCAAAATTCAGTCAACTCTATCCCCCTCGCTCCTCTCCCCATCAATCTacggaaatttcgattattttttttaagtatcTACTTAGCAAccatttttacaagttttaggCAATGTTAACAGATAATCATTCTCATGTTTtccatttgtaaaaaaaattgacgacttGACGAGCCTTTAAGCTATCTCATCGATAGACACACATAAGTATTAAGTACCTAGTTTAAAAGAAATATACCCATGTAGGTATTCATTGTATAGGTAACGTAATGTGTACCtataagttatttttaaaattcgtgtTCGTATTACTTTTGTGTCCAATATAATGTTAATGTTGCATAGTACATATTATTAATGAACAACacaatcttgttttttttttcaaagcgatTTATATTATTTTCCGCAAAATGTCTAATCATTCAAATGAACACCGCGTaatttcggagaattttttttctatatcgaAGACACCAGATCGGTGAACGATCTTGATCTAAATATGGATTTTTCGACCTGAGATCTTAAACTGATCTAGAGGTTCTGTCTCTGTCCAATTCTAGATTTTCTACGTAGAATAATTTAAACAATATTGAATATTCTAACAACTTCGACTTAAGCCTACGATTataatcatttcgaaaaaagcaaATAACATTTCTAGGTCTAGCAACAATTGATCCGATCAACATAAGACGAAAACCTACCCATTTTCATCGCAGTTTCATCGAAAAATACCTCTCGAAAGCtggaaaatggttcaaatacAGAGAAAAGTCCCCTCGAAACCTCCATCCATCGATTTTCTTTCGCAACAATATTTTCACTCAGTTTCGTTTTCGTATGGCAACATTGAACAGTGAGTCAAcaagaaatttcatcgaatcTGCCCATCTACATTGAATGTATGTACACCTACGTCACACATGTGCATCATGATCGGTCATCAGTGCGGCGAAGGGAATCCACGAGGTCCGATAACACCGAGCAATAGTAACCGTATCATGAAAGAAACCCATGAAAAATGTGTTTCTTGTTTAGTACATATTTCGTGTTTGCACGATGCATCTCTGAGAGCGAGTCGAGTGTGTAGTACACCAGTGCCAGTCGGCGGCGATCGTCAGTCGTGCATTGGATGCTAATTATAATGTAATTTGGATCGCAATTACATTGTTCTAAACGATGTTCTCGGTTGCTAGTTCAGTATCCTTCGTCGGTCGCTAGATAGACGAGTTAGCTTCGGTATCGCCTTCGTAGAGCTAGTAGAAATATATGTACACGTACGAGTACCAGCAACCTGCACACACGTATAATTACCTACGTCGAAGATTATGTACGTGTATATATCGTCGTTGATCGAAGATCTACAAATTCTTATCATCGATATCTAGAGTGATTTCATCTACAGCGCGAATAACTTCGAAATTTAGAGTTCGACTCGAAGGTACGTATAGTtcctttttcatttcaaaatatttttttttctcgtacctaatttaaaatcgTGTGTAAATTATTAGATAGAATGGTGATCAAGAAGATATGTTGTATCGGAGCAGGATACGTAGGAGGGCCTACGTGTAGTGTAATCGCATCTCGCTGTCCAGATATCAAAGTAACCGTCGTTGATAAGAGTAAAGAACGAATAAACCAATGGAATTCCAACCAGCTTCCTATATACGAAGTGAATATCTCTTTTCTTCTACGCAATCTCatcgtattatttttgtaattctcGAAAAATCATTACAGCCTGGTCTCGACGATATCGTACTCAAGCACCGGAACATCAATCTGTTTTTCACCACCGATATCGAAGAAGCTGTCCACGAAGCCGATCTAATATTCATATCCGTCAATACACCGACCAAAACATACGGAGAAGGAAAGGTATCGTAATTCTTCACTTCGTCGTTGAATCCTTCGCTCATTCAAACGTTAAATaatcttcgttttttttcaggGTCGAGCAGCTGATCTCAGACACGTCGAAAACGCCGCTCGTACGATCGCAGATATCGCTTTAAGTAGTAAAATCGTCGTAGAAAAAAGCACCGTACCGGTGAAAGCTGCTGAAAGCATAAGTAAAGTGTTAAAAGCCAATTGCAAAGCAAATGTTAAATTCGAAGTACGTCATTTTCACTACACAGTACTTCGTGGCGCCGATCGATACACCTTTGACTAATTTCACCTCGTTCTAGGTTCTTTCAAACCCCGAATTTCTAGCCGAAGGAACAGCCATCGATAACTTACTAAACGCCGATCGAGTTTTAATCGGTCATGATCTCACTGCCAGCGGAGAGAATGCTTTCTTGGAACTTTGCTCGGTATACGAACGATGGATTCCTCGCGAAAAAATCCTCGGAACGAATACCTGGTCTTCggaactttcaaaattggtacGTTTCCATATTATGTATATGATTCACTCTTCGTTCTGACACATTCGacgtttattatttttcaccTTCATTTCTTCGTAATCCGTACAGGCTTCGAATGCGTTCCTAGCACAGAGAATTTCCAGTATTAATTCGTTGACCGCGATTTGCGAAGCGACCGGAGCCGATGTATCCGAAGTAGCCTTAGCCATCGGTACGGATTCGCGCATAGGACCACATTTTCTTCAAGCATCTGTCGGTAGGTGAACTTGGCACATTCGTGACTCATCCGTGACCTTAATTCAAGTAACATTCGTATGTCATAAgtaaagataaaaaaattctgcattttttttcgcacTTATACACTATACTTGATAcgtcttatatgtatgtacatgccAAAACACGTAGTTTTTTCCCATCGTCCCCTTTCGTCCCACATTCGAGATTACTTGCAGGTGTAAAATCATTTCATATTATGTAGATTGTTTCGTTCGACGAATAGAAACTCTCGTCGATTACCGTTATTCACTTGACAAATGTTGATCGAAAGGTAATTAATATAGCTATAGGCACGTATATATGCCATTGACTAATATCcgaatgaaatttatttctatACATTATACGATTTCAATTCTGCGTATTCGATTTACATCCCCTCTTCGCTCCCTTCGCGACTCATTCAATTTCTTAGATTACCTTGTAAATAATTACTATGTTGCGTCAGGATTTTGGTATTGTACCTAATCGAGTGTGattaataaattgattttttttaatcggtTTTTTCCATCAGGTTTTGGAGGTAGCTGTTTCCAGAAAGATATTCTAAACGTCGTGTATATCTGCGAATGTCTGAATTATCCTCAAATCGCAGCCTACTGGCAGCAGGTGAGTTAACGagatttgtatttttcttccccctccccccaccgcCGAACATTCCATAATAATAGCATCTACAAAATGACAGGAAACGATCACGTAGATTTTGTACAGGTAACATgtcgaattgacaaaaattctaaGAAAGGGCCAAGGTCGGTGTTAATCCGAGTATATAAGCTAATTTCACTCGAttcttatttcaaaatcaaaatgttttagTGAACCTGACACTGATTAATTTCTCAACACGGAATAAAATAGTTTTTTGAGTTGAGATCTGAGGAGAAAATGATACCCCACGAAGTTATAAATTTATTTCTGTTCATTTTCGattcgataatttttattgaaaattctaaagaaaTGAGTAATGGATAAAAATACAGTTTGCTTTTTGAATCGCAACCGCGACGTAATATTTCTGAGGACATTTGactcgataaaattttataagaaaGTGAAATGTCGATACGTAATGATTTTTACACGAACGAGTGATTTCTAGAAGGAAAACTTTTACGGAAGTcggaattgttgaaaataatctaaCGTTTTTATCTGAAATGCTTTTCCTGTTGTCGTGAATTTTTGTAGGAGATAAATACCGACTTAGTCGTAAATTCGAAGAAATTGTTACGGTGTTTTTTGAATTCGCAGAAGGTACCTTGTACAATCCttgaagaaaaaaccaaaagtCAAGTATTCTGAACatgttcttaaattttttatttcttttcgaaAGATAGTTGAATGATAGTAAAATTTTACTACACAGTACACGCGACTGACACCTAAAAATCACTTACATTGTAGGTACCGAaacacatgttgaaaaaaagctcaaagtcaCCTGCAAAACATTttatgaagagttattttttttttcaagttcatatccTCGTGTTTTAATAgcgtcatttgaaaaaaaaaattaaagaaagaaCATAGCATAAAATATATTGAAGgacgaaaatggtaaaaaataaaagtgtcatgtttttgattcaaaatcacCTCCAATTACACTAAAAAGCTGATTgcgctcaaaaaattttgaaaatcacacaaaaagaaattttaatggGTAAGGAGCTTTCTTTACCAATAGAATGGCTTTACCGTCTTCACTTTtgctgtaattttttatttctgaaaaaattcatttttcacattttagatacctacttctacttatgtacctatggcaaaattttgaaatcaattttaagaACATTTCTTGGGATTTTAGTCAGAATAAATCATCGAGAATACTTTTCTATTAGGTATTTAGTCATCATTTAGCTTTCTTTGACCAGATCATTCATAAAGTATTAAATTTTCCACAACTTTagtctatttcatttttttttttgtatgaaaagctctttt
The sequence above is a segment of the Planococcus citri chromosome 3, ihPlaCitr1.1, whole genome shotgun sequence genome. Coding sequences within it:
- the sgl gene encoding UDP-glucose 6-dehydrogenase translates to MVIKKICCIGAGYVGGPTCSVIASRCPDIKVTVVDKSKERINQWNSNQLPIYEPGLDDIVLKHRNINLFFTTDIEEAVHEADLIFISVNTPTKTYGEGKGRAADLRHVENAARTIADIALSSKIVVEKSTVPVKAAESISKVLKANCKANVKFEVLSNPEFLAEGTAIDNLLNADRVLIGHDLTASGENAFLELCSVYERWIPREKILGTNTWSSELSKLASNAFLAQRISSINSLTAICEATGADVSEVALAIGTDSRIGPHFLQASVGFGGSCFQKDILNVVYICECLNYPQIAAYWQQVIDMNEYQKKRFTNKIVETMFNSVSEKKLTIFGFSFKKNTGDTRESPSIYVCKYLLDEGARLNIYDPKVPHDQIIKDLTNPSITDNPERVKNSINIFSDAYEAAAKSHAIVICTEWDDFCKLEYERIYDSMKKPAYIFDGRKILQHETLAEIGFEVYTIGKRVHKPAEKIMNGNSSH